One window from the genome of Hydra vulgaris chromosome 02, alternate assembly HydraT2T_AEP encodes:
- the LOC136077118 gene encoding uncharacterized protein LOC136077118, with translation MKYLGPTEASALSCSKSLRLLWRDVDTKVIEQVLIPFNPTNSHWILIYLKVITKEVTVLDPLHCNIMPNNFSHNKSIAVAKDLFRLKFDILNPTVISAPSHCLQKDSYNCGVYICYYALQFCEEKNINDPFNEVQFRKYIYDTLCGRCLKNLESGFERLYDICRICKNTSSKKNDWVQCTKCPQWYHCECAHISIKDADVSDTFQCQ, from the exons ATGAAATATTTGGGTCCAACTGAAGCATCAGCTTTAAGCTGTTCAAAAAGTTTACGGCTTTTATGGAGAGATGTTGATACTAAAGTTATAGAACAAGTCCTTATTCCTTTTAACCCAACTAATTCTCATTGGattttaatatatctaaaagttataacaaaagaaGTAACTGTACTTGATCCACTCCATTGCAATATTATGCCAAATAATTTTTCACACAATAAATCTATTGCTGTTGCTAAAGACCTTTTTCGActaaaatttgacattttaaaccCAACCGTCATTTCAGCCCCAAGTCATTGTTTACAGAAGGATAGTTACAACTGTGGTGTTTACATATGCTATTATGCATTACAATTTTGTGAAG aaaaaaatatcaatgatccATTTAATGAAGTACAATTTCGTAAATATATATACGATACTTTATGCGGTAGGTGTTTAAAGAACCTTGAAAGTGGTTTTGAACGTTTGTACGATATTTGTAGG atTTGCAAGAACACATCCTCTAAAAAGAACGATTGGGTGCAATGCACAAAATGTCCACAATGGTATCATTGCGAGTGTGCTCACATTTCAATCAAAGATGCGGATGTCAGTGATACTTTCCAATGTCAATGA